Proteins encoded within one genomic window of Lampris incognitus isolate fLamInc1 chromosome 19, fLamInc1.hap2, whole genome shotgun sequence:
- the LOC130129622 gene encoding toll-like receptor 13 encodes MERNVFMFSTTGCQYPTGQYFTQPCFKQWQVVFAYYLFLGFLFNTRNKNRRAPYQYDAFISYNIHDEPWVLRELLPMLEGEQGWRLCLHHRDFQPGKPIVDNITDAIYGSRKTICVISHRYLESDWCSREIQAASFRLFDEQKDVLILVFLEEIPAQQLSPYYRMRRLLKRRTYLSWSRAGQHTALFWEKLRQALETEEKPSGDQFLSLVERQPIQPVV; translated from the exons ATGGAAAGAAATGTTTTTATGTTTTCCACAACAGGATGTCAGTATCCAACTGGTCAGTACTTTACCCAGCCGTGTTTCAAACA ATGGCAGGTGGTCTTTGCCTACTACCTCTTCCTGGGATTCCTCTTTAACACAAGGAACAAGAACAGGCGGGCTCCGTATCAGTACGACGCATTCATCTCCTACAACATCCATGATGAGCCCTGGGTCCTCAGAGAGCTGCTCCCCATGCTGGAGGGGGAGCAGGGCTGGAGACTGTGCCTGCACCACCGAGACTTCCAGCCAG GTAAGCCCATTGTGGACAACATCACAGATGCAATCTATGGGAGCAGAAAGACAATCTGTGTGATCAGTCACCGCTATCTTGAGAGTGACTGGTGTTCCAGAGAGATCCAGGCAGCCAG TTTCCGTCTGTTTGATGAGCAGAAGGATGTTCTCATCCTGGTGTTCCTAGAGGAGATCCCGGCCCAGCAGCTGTCGCCTTACTACCGTATGAGGAGGCTGTTGAAGAGACGCACCTATCTGAGCTGGTCCCGGGCCGGCCAGCACACAGCACTGTTCTGGGAGAAACTCCGGCAGGCGCTGGAGACAGAGGAGAAACCCAGCGGGGACCAGTTCCTGTCGCTGGTGGAGAGACAGCCAATACAGCCAGTGGTGTGA